A DNA window from Clostridiales bacterium contains the following coding sequences:
- a CDS encoding hydroxymyristoyl-ACP dehydratase, with the protein MTNINCSANCIYESNGKCTLNIISTMTNFTDSGSDCAYFKQKQNTPGRECNKDEK; encoded by the coding sequence ATGACAAATATCAATTGTTCTGCAAATTGCATTTATGAAAGCAACGGCAAATGTACATTAAACATTATAAGCACCATGACGAATTTTACGGATTCAGGATCTGACTGCGCATATTTCAAGCAAAAACAAAATACCCCGGGTAGGGAGTGCAATAAAGATGAAAAATGA